The proteins below are encoded in one region of Desulfobacterales bacterium:
- a CDS encoding PAS domain S-box protein codes for MGKLIHLLLVENREDDALLIMECLKDGGYEVLFERVETEESGIDLSCIVLSGRIGEEPAVACIKQGAHGYVMKDKRSCLIPAIERELKEAEVRQGKRQAEEALKKTEENFHCFLDHSPLGARIVSEAGETIYVNQTLLDMYGYKGIEEFKKTSAKERYTPESYAGYLLRRGKRQRGEFVPSDYEISIVRKGGEVLNLQVFRKESLWNGEPQFQVLYNDITERKIEEAARREGEQRLSDIIEFLPDATLAIDKDRRIIIWNRAIEEMTGIPAQEMIGKGDHAYTLPFYGVARPQLMDLFWESEHEVAAKYPILQREGYNLVIEVFCPALYGGKGAFVWAKASPLHDSEGRLVGAIECIRDITEHKQAQQALQAAFVKRQELEFIINHSSAIAWLWKAAPGWPVEYVSDNLTCYGYTPDDFTSGRIAFASIVHPDDLPRVGAEVEQYSYEGRSEFTQEYRIFTKSGEMRWIDSRTWVRRGPDGSVTHYQGIIIDITERKRVEEKLLRSLESLRKAIGTTIQVMVAAVETRDPYTAGHQNRSADLARAIATEMGLPRERIEGIRMAGSIHDIGKMSVPAEILSKPIKLKALEFALIKEHAGKGFEMLKDVESPWPLAEIVYQHHERMDGSGYPRHLKGEEILIEARILAVADVVEAMASHRPYRPAIGLNAALAEIENNKGKLYDADAVNACLKLFNEKGYQMLG; via the coding sequence CTGATTCATCTATTGCTGGTAGAGAACAGGGAAGACGACGCCCTCCTGATAATGGAATGTCTAAAGGATGGCGGTTACGAGGTTCTGTTTGAAAGGGTGGAAACGGAAGAATCCGGGATTGATCTCTCCTGCATCGTCCTTTCCGGCCGGATCGGCGAAGAGCCGGCGGTTGCCTGCATCAAACAGGGCGCCCACGGCTATGTGATGAAGGATAAGCGCTCCTGTCTTATCCCCGCCATCGAGCGGGAACTCAAAGAAGCCGAGGTCAGACAGGGAAAAAGGCAGGCGGAAGAGGCGCTGAAAAAGACTGAAGAGAATTTCCATTGTTTTCTCGATCATTCTCCGCTGGGCGCTCGCATTGTCTCTGAAGCGGGTGAAACGATTTATGTCAACCAGACCCTTCTGGATATGTATGGTTACAAAGGCATTGAGGAATTTAAGAAAACCTCTGCAAAAGAACGCTATACCCCGGAGAGCTACGCCGGGTATCTTCTCAGGCGTGGGAAAAGGCAGCGGGGCGAGTTTGTACCCTCCGACTATGAGATCAGCATCGTTCGAAAAGGCGGAGAAGTTCTCAACCTCCAGGTCTTCCGCAAGGAAAGCTTATGGAACGGCGAGCCGCAATTTCAGGTCCTGTACAATGACATTACCGAGCGCAAAATTGAAGAAGCTGCCCGGCGCGAGGGTGAACAGCGTCTGTCCGACATCATCGAATTCCTTCCGGATGCGACCCTGGCCATCGATAAAGACAGGCGGATCATCATATGGAACCGGGCGATCGAGGAGATGACGGGCATCCCTGCTCAGGAAATGATCGGCAAGGGAGACCATGCCTATACACTCCCCTTTTACGGGGTGGCCCGGCCGCAGCTCATGGATCTTTTCTGGGAATCTGAGCACGAAGTTGCCGCAAAGTACCCCATTCTGCAAAGAGAAGGCTATAATCTCGTCATAGAGGTATTCTGTCCCGCCCTTTATGGCGGCAAAGGGGCATTCGTCTGGGCCAAGGCCTCGCCGCTTCACGACTCCGAGGGACGACTTGTCGGCGCTATCGAGTGTATCCGCGACATTACCGAGCACAAGCAGGCACAGCAGGCGCTGCAGGCTGCTTTTGTCAAGAGGCAGGAACTGGAATTTATTATCAACCACAGCTCGGCAATTGCCTGGCTGTGGAAAGCCGCACCGGGATGGCCGGTGGAATATGTTTCAGACAATCTCACATGCTATGGTTACACCCCTGATGACTTTACAAGCGGCAGGATTGCGTTTGCCTCCATTGTCCACCCCGATGATCTCCCAAGGGTAGGCGCCGAAGTTGAGCAGTATTCCTATGAAGGCAGATCCGAGTTTACTCAGGAATACCGAATTTTTACAAAATCCGGGGAGATGCGCTGGATTGACAGCAGGACATGGGTGAGGCGCGGGCCTGACGGATCGGTAACCCATTACCAGGGTATTATAATTGACATCACCGAACGTAAGCGGGTGGAGGAGAAACTTCTGCGGAGCCTCGAAAGTCTCAGGAAAGCCATTGGCACCACCATTCAGGTCATGGTAGCGGCTGTGGAAACAAGAGATCCCTATACGGCCGGTCACCAGAACCGGTCGGCCGATCTTGCCCGCGCTATTGCCACAGAAATGGGACTTCCCCGGGAGAGAATTGAAGGCATCCGCATGGCGGGTAGCATTCATGACATCGGGAAAATGTCCGTTCCGGCGGAAATCTTGTCAAAACCAATAAAACTGAAAGCGCTCGAGTTTGCCCTGATTAAAGAACATGCCGGCAAAGGATTCGAGATGCTGAAGGATGTGGAGTCTCCCTGGCCGTTGGCGGAGATCGTCTATCAGCATCATGAGCGGATGGATGGTTCCGGCTACCCGAGACATCTGAAGGGGGAAGAAATTCTCATCGAGGCCCGGATACTGGCTGTAGCCGACGTGGTGGAAGCCATGGCTTCGCATCGACCTTACCGACCTGCTATCGGATTAAATGCGGCGCTGGCAGAGATCGAGAACAATAAGGGAAAGCTTTATGACGCAGATGCGGTCAATGCCTGTCTGAAACTATTCAACGAGAAGGGTTATCAGATGCTCGGTTAA
- a CDS encoding AMP-binding protein has product MTETNIRSYTFGRMLDETIEKFPDNDALIYVDRDFRLTYREFGQVVDTLAKGLMALGIGKGEKVAVWATNIPYWVALQFATAKMGAILVTVNTNYKITELSYLLKQSDTENLFIIDGFRDTDYVQTVYDLVPELKTQERGHLKSKNFPYLKRVFFLGQEKHRGMYSLPEVMALSAMTSDEAYQSRQAQIDCHDVVNMQYTSGTTGFPKGVMLTHYNVANNGFWIGENQKFTSNDRVCIPVPLFHCFGCVLGSTAAVSHGSTMVILEGYDPVMVMSSIEQERCTAVYGVPTMFIAILEHPLFSKFDFSTLRTGIMAGSPCPIEIMKAVAEKMNAREITIVYGLTESSPGITQSKTTDSLELRVRTVGRPMPEIEVKLVDPETNEEVPAGQVGEICCRGYNVMKGYYNMPEETAKAIDKDGWLHSGDLGVMGEDSYISITGRHKDMIIRGGENISPREIEEFIYQMKGVADVQVAGVPSKKFGEEVGAFIIPKKGFDLTESDIKDFCRGKISRYKIPKYIVFVESYPLTASGKVQKYQLRQMGGRLFPEA; this is encoded by the coding sequence ATGACGGAAACAAATATAAGATCGTACACTTTCGGCCGGATGCTCGACGAAACCATTGAAAAATTCCCGGACAATGATGCCCTGATATATGTGGACAGGGATTTTCGTCTGACATATCGTGAATTTGGGCAGGTGGTCGACACGCTGGCAAAGGGGCTGATGGCCTTGGGCATTGGGAAGGGCGAAAAAGTCGCAGTCTGGGCAACCAATATTCCCTACTGGGTTGCATTGCAGTTCGCCACGGCCAAAATGGGAGCCATCCTGGTGACGGTCAATACCAATTATAAAATCACGGAACTTTCTTATCTGCTCAAACAATCGGATACCGAAAATCTGTTCATTATCGACGGATTTCGCGATACCGATTATGTTCAAACAGTTTACGACCTGGTGCCGGAACTCAAAACCCAGGAACGGGGCCATCTGAAAAGCAAAAATTTTCCTTATCTCAAACGGGTATTTTTCCTCGGCCAGGAAAAGCACCGCGGCATGTATTCCCTTCCGGAAGTCATGGCCTTGAGCGCCATGACCAGCGATGAAGCCTACCAGAGCCGACAGGCGCAGATTGATTGCCATGATGTGGTCAACATGCAATACACCTCCGGAACGACAGGCTTCCCGAAAGGCGTCATGCTGACTCACTATAATGTCGCCAACAATGGCTTCTGGATCGGCGAGAATCAAAAATTCACGTCAAACGACAGGGTGTGCATTCCCGTCCCGCTGTTCCACTGTTTCGGCTGTGTGCTGGGAAGCACCGCCGCGGTCAGCCATGGCAGCACCATGGTGATTCTGGAAGGCTATGATCCGGTCATGGTCATGTCATCCATCGAACAGGAGCGCTGCACGGCCGTTTACGGGGTGCCGACCATGTTTATCGCCATTCTGGAACATCCGCTTTTCAGCAAGTTTGATTTCAGCACGCTTCGAACCGGCATCATGGCCGGCTCCCCCTGCCCCATCGAAATCATGAAGGCGGTAGCTGAAAAAATGAACGCCCGGGAAATAACGATTGTATACGGCCTGACCGAATCATCCCCCGGAATTACACAGAGCAAAACCACCGATTCTCTGGAATTGAGAGTCCGCACGGTGGGCCGCCCCATGCCCGAAATCGAGGTGAAACTCGTTGACCCCGAAACCAACGAAGAGGTACCGGCAGGTCAGGTCGGCGAAATCTGCTGCAGGGGATACAATGTCATGAAAGGCTACTACAACATGCCCGAAGAAACCGCCAAAGCCATAGATAAAGACGGATGGCTGCATTCCGGCGATCTGGGCGTCATGGGTGAAGACAGTTATATTTCCATCACGGGCCGCCATAAAGACATGATCATCCGGGGAGGTGAAAACATTTCACCACGGGAAATCGAGGAATTTATCTATCAAATGAAAGGGGTTGCGGATGTACAGGTGGCAGGTGTCCCCAGTAAAAAATTCGGGGAAGAGGTCGGCGCCTTTATCATCCCTAAAAAAGGATTCGATCTGACCGAAAGCGATATAAAAGACTTCTGTCGAGGCAAGATCAGCCGGTACAAAATCCCAAAATATATTGTCTTTGTCGAGTCATACCCACTGACCGCAAGCGGCAAGGTTCAAAAATACCAGTTGAGGCAGATGGGCGGCCGGCTTTTTCCGGAGGCTTAA